Proteins co-encoded in one Quercus robur chromosome 8, dhQueRobu3.1, whole genome shotgun sequence genomic window:
- the LOC126696003 gene encoding uncharacterized protein LOC126696003, with protein METRLGGDRANGITNQLPFDNAIHIDTIGYAGGLWLLWNSDRVDITLLSKMEQEINVTSKVCHYNCSWLLFVVYASPRLAKRSILWENLSTLSEMHSLLWVIAGDFNEPLNDEDKFGGRGVSVNRFMLFKECLDKCNMLDLGFLGLRFTWTNRRDVNVFIQERIDRYFVNHDRCAIYLEARVTHLTRCHSDHCPVLLETLPSSSTHILRPFKFQSFWLSGPTFPSLVSKEWAPSRKLPMAIEGFTQEAQRWNKLHFGNILAKKKPLLARLNGIQRALANGPSSFHIELERKLHRELEVVLDQERDLWALKSRVNWMILGDRNTAFFHILT; from the coding sequence ATGGAGACTCGTTTAGGAGGAGACCGTGCTAATGGAATCACAAACCAACTTCCCTTTGATAATGCTATTCACATTGATACTATAGGCTACGCTGGTGGTTTGTGGCTACTTTGGAATTCAGATAGGGTGGATATTACTCTCTTATCAAAAATGGAGCAGGAAATCAACGTTACTTCTAAGGTATGTCACTATAATTGTTCTTGGTTATTATTTGTTGTCTATGCTAGTCCAAGGCTTGCAAAGCGTTCCATCTTATGGGAAAATCTCTCCACTTTATCAGAAATGCATAGCTTGCTGTGGGTAATTGCAGGAGACTTTAATGAGCCCCTTAATGATGAAGATAAATTTGGGGGCAGAGGAGTTAGTGTCAACAGGTTTATGCTCTTTAAGGAGTGCCTTGATAAGTGCAACATGTTGGATTTGGGCTTCTTGGGGCTAAGATTTACCTGGACAAACCGAAGGGATGTTAATGTGTTCATTCAAGAGAGAATTGATCGCTATTTTGTTAATCATGACAGGTGTGCAATTTATCTGGAGGCTAGAGTAACCCACCTCACCCGCTGCCACTCAGATCATTGTCCGGTTCTTTTGGAAACCTTGCCGAGCAGCTCCACCCACATTTTGAGaccatttaaatttcaaagtttttgGCTGTCCGGTCCTACATTCCCTTCTTTGGTTTCCAAGGAGTGGGCTCCCTCTCGAAAACTACCTATGGCAATTGAAGGCTTTACCCAAGAGGCTCAACGTTGGAACAAGCTCCATTTTGGGAATATCTTAGCTAAGAAAAAACCTCTTCTCGCCAGATTAAATGGAATCCAGAGAGCTTTGGCAAATGGGCCTTCTTCTTTCCACATTGAACTTGAAAGGAAGTTGCATAGGGAGCTTGAAGTTGTTCTTGACCAGGAGAGAGATTTATGGGCTTTAAAATCAAGGGTGAATTGGATGATTCTCGGTGACCGTAATACAgcattttttcacattttgacCTAG